A window of Streptomyces caniferus contains these coding sequences:
- a CDS encoding DUF2786 domain-containing protein, translating into MLGSVRYAPDGARAEDAIEAGASMLAAAEPGWEAVSAAVVAAAVAGVRQCWAGGWQPADLERIVRRDASDASLVAVVVDAVAADAARPQGARSARDPRWAEQLRTLGADVWWTSDTGYLDALAARRRASRFETAYDVLGALRALARLPRITPLPAPPEPGRKSGPAGAAAHRALGRIRGLLAKAEATDYAEEAEALSAKAQELMARHSIDEALLDRADAGPGGRAGGPSAVRIGIEGPYEQAKALLLDAVAAANRCQAVWAADVCFSTVVGFAPDLEAAEMLYTSLLLQATAAMHRAGDDHHLRGRSRRTRDFRQTFLVAYADRIRDRLGAATAAATAAATAESAEAAPDLLPVLAARALAVEETTGTLFPDTAPVRLRGIRDADGWHQGRAAADRARLGEE; encoded by the coding sequence GTGCTCGGCAGCGTCCGCTACGCGCCGGACGGTGCGCGGGCCGAGGACGCCATCGAGGCGGGCGCCTCGATGCTGGCCGCGGCCGAGCCCGGCTGGGAGGCGGTGAGCGCGGCGGTGGTCGCCGCCGCCGTGGCGGGGGTGCGGCAGTGCTGGGCGGGCGGCTGGCAGCCCGCCGACCTGGAGCGGATCGTACGGCGGGACGCGTCCGACGCCTCCCTGGTGGCGGTGGTCGTCGACGCCGTCGCGGCCGACGCGGCCCGGCCGCAGGGCGCACGGTCCGCGCGGGACCCGCGCTGGGCCGAGCAGCTGCGGACCCTCGGCGCCGACGTCTGGTGGACCTCCGACACCGGCTACCTCGACGCCCTGGCCGCGCGCCGCCGAGCCTCCCGCTTCGAGACCGCGTACGACGTGCTGGGAGCCCTGCGCGCACTCGCCCGGCTGCCCCGTATCACCCCGCTCCCGGCCCCGCCGGAGCCCGGCCGGAAGAGCGGCCCGGCCGGCGCCGCCGCACACCGTGCCCTCGGACGGATCCGCGGGCTGCTGGCCAAGGCCGAGGCGACCGACTACGCCGAGGAGGCGGAGGCGCTGTCCGCCAAGGCGCAGGAGCTGATGGCCCGGCACAGCATCGACGAGGCGCTGCTCGACCGTGCGGACGCCGGGCCGGGCGGACGGGCCGGCGGCCCGTCCGCGGTCCGTATCGGCATCGAGGGCCCGTACGAACAGGCCAAGGCGCTGCTGCTCGACGCGGTGGCGGCCGCCAACCGCTGCCAGGCCGTCTGGGCCGCCGACGTCTGTTTCTCCACCGTCGTCGGCTTCGCCCCCGACCTGGAGGCGGCCGAGATGCTCTACACCTCGCTGCTGCTCCAGGCCACCGCCGCGATGCACCGCGCGGGCGACGACCACCACCTCCGCGGCCGTTCCCGCCGTACCCGGGACTTCCGCCAGACCTTCCTGGTCGCCTACGCCGACCGCATCCGCGACCGGCTCGGGGCGGCCACCGCTGCCGCCACGGCCGCCGCCACCGCCGAGTCAGCCGAAGCGGCCCCCGACCTCCTTCCGGTACTCGCCGCCCGCGCACTGGCCGTGGAGGAGACCACCGGCACCCTCTTCCCCGACACCGCTCCGGTCCGCCTCCGCGGCATCCGCGACGCGGACGGCTGGCACCAGGGCCGAGCGGCGGCGGACCGGGCGAGGCTGGGGGAGGAGTGA
- a CDS encoding L,D-transpeptidase — protein MTDSKRRKGLIASATLLGGALTLAACGGSTAADHGDGGGDGTRHENTQQVDEAAAKDASQAKIKILPEDGASGAGLNSDSSVTVSRGKLTEVTMTSTETKKTVAGTLSADRTSWKPDKPLERGTKYKVTARAEDSKGRAAVENSSFTTVAPDHSFVGNFTPENGSTVGVGMPVSINFDKPVKNKAAVESAIKVASSSNQQVVGHWFNDKRLDFRPQEYWKAHSKVTMKLGLDGVEASPGVKGIQNKTVSFNVGHSQVSTVDTQAHMMFVMRDGQLVNTIPVSAGSDDHATYNGAMVISERFKQTRMDGSTVGFKKKDGKGEYDIPDVPHAQRLSDSGTFIHGNYWGKGVFGKANTSHGCIGLEDAKGAKDPKTSGAWFFDHSQIGDVVEVVNSPDQTVKPDNGLNGWNMDWAQWVAGSAVQSGSAAQPGNAAQPDSAVQPDSAVQPEIPVQ, from the coding sequence ATAACGGACAGCAAGCGCCGGAAGGGGCTTATAGCCAGCGCAACGCTGCTCGGGGGCGCACTCACGCTCGCCGCGTGTGGTGGCAGCACAGCAGCTGACCATGGCGACGGCGGCGGTGATGGCACCCGGCACGAAAACACCCAGCAGGTGGACGAGGCGGCCGCGAAGGACGCCTCCCAGGCCAAAATCAAGATCTTGCCGGAGGACGGCGCGAGCGGCGCGGGCCTGAACAGTGACTCCTCGGTCACGGTCAGCCGCGGAAAGCTCACCGAGGTCACCATGACCTCGACCGAGACCAAGAAGACGGTTGCCGGAACCCTCTCCGCCGACCGCACCTCCTGGAAGCCGGACAAGCCGCTGGAGCGGGGGACGAAGTACAAGGTCACCGCGCGTGCGGAGGACTCCAAGGGGCGCGCGGCGGTCGAGAACTCCAGTTTCACCACCGTCGCCCCGGACCACAGCTTCGTCGGGAACTTCACGCCGGAGAACGGCTCGACCGTCGGCGTCGGTATGCCGGTGTCGATCAACTTCGACAAGCCGGTCAAGAACAAGGCCGCCGTCGAGTCCGCGATCAAGGTGGCGTCCAGCAGCAACCAGCAGGTCGTCGGCCACTGGTTCAACGACAAGCGGCTGGACTTCCGACCCCAGGAGTACTGGAAGGCGCACTCCAAGGTCACCATGAAGCTCGGCCTCGACGGCGTCGAGGCGTCGCCGGGCGTCAAGGGCATCCAGAACAAGACCGTCAGCTTCAACGTCGGTCACTCGCAGGTCAGCACCGTTGACACCCAGGCGCACATGATGTTCGTGATGCGTGACGGCCAGCTCGTCAACACCATCCCGGTCTCGGCCGGCAGCGACGACCACGCGACCTACAACGGCGCGATGGTCATCTCCGAGCGGTTCAAGCAGACCCGGATGGACGGCTCGACCGTCGGCTTCAAGAAGAAGGACGGCAAGGGCGAGTACGACATCCCCGACGTGCCGCATGCCCAGCGGCTGTCGGACTCGGGCACCTTCATCCACGGCAACTACTGGGGCAAGGGTGTCTTCGGCAAGGCCAACACCAGCCACGGCTGCATAGGCCTGGAGGACGCCAAGGGTGCCAAGGACCCGAAGACGTCCGGCGCCTGGTTCTTCGACCACTCGCAGATCGGCGATGTGGTGGAGGTCGTCAATTCCCCTGACCAGACCGTCAAGCCGGACAACGGCCTGAACGGCTGGAACATGGACTGGGCCCAGTGGGTGGCCGGCAGCGCGGTGCAGTCCGGCAGCGCGGCCCAGCCCGGCAATGCGGCGCAGCCCGACAGCGCCGTTCAGCCCGACAGCGCGGTGCAGCCCGAGATCCCGGTGCAGTGA
- a CDS encoding response regulator transcription factor, translating into MSVEDTGVVRVLLADDHPVVREGLCAMLESDPGIAVVGQAGSGEEAVTLAARLTPDVVLLDLRMGGMDGVAATGHVLRQSPRSKVVIVTTYEDDSDILRAVEAGAAGYLLKGSSRAELIDAVYGAARGATVLTPSLAPKLFRARAVEQPVLSARECEVLRLVGRGLTNAEIGRELFIGEATVKTHLLRAFKKLDVSDRTAAVLTALERGLLS; encoded by the coding sequence ATGAGCGTTGAGGACACGGGCGTGGTGCGGGTGCTGCTCGCCGATGATCACCCCGTCGTGCGCGAGGGGCTGTGCGCGATGCTGGAATCCGACCCGGGCATCGCGGTCGTGGGGCAGGCGGGGTCCGGCGAGGAGGCCGTGACGCTGGCGGCCCGGCTGACGCCGGACGTCGTGCTGCTCGATCTGCGGATGGGCGGGATGGACGGCGTCGCCGCGACCGGGCACGTCCTGCGGCAGTCGCCGCGCAGCAAGGTGGTCATCGTCACCACGTACGAGGACGACTCCGACATCCTGCGCGCCGTGGAGGCGGGCGCGGCCGGCTATCTCCTCAAGGGCAGTTCACGGGCCGAGCTGATCGACGCCGTGTACGGGGCGGCGCGCGGGGCGACGGTGCTGACCCCGTCGCTGGCCCCCAAGCTGTTCCGGGCGCGGGCGGTGGAGCAGCCGGTGCTGTCGGCGCGGGAGTGCGAGGTGCTGCGGCTGGTCGGCCGGGGGCTGACCAATGCCGAGATCGGCCGGGAGCTGTTCATCGGCGAGGCCACCGTGAAGACGCATCTCCTGCGGGCGTTCAAGAAGCTGGACGTGTCGGACCGCACGGCGGCCGTGCTCACGGCCCTGGAGCGCGGGTTGCTCTCGTAG
- a CDS encoding SDR family oxidoreductase produces MKKTWFITGASRGFGRIWAEAALARGDRVAVTARRPESLKPLVDVYGDSVLPLRVDVTDRAAVTDAVQRAAEAFGHLDVVVNNAGYGLFGMVEETTEEQARAQLDTNLFGPLWVTQAALPFLRARGSGHIVQVSSIGGLAAFPTLGLYNASKWALEGMSEALAQEVAPLGIHVTIVEPGPFGTDWSGSSAVHAEPIAAYEPVREARRAGATARAPQDPRATADVILELVDTDEPPLRLFLGTYPYPVVEAAYKQRLDIWSAWRPLAAKA; encoded by the coding sequence ATGAAGAAGACATGGTTCATCACCGGCGCGTCCCGCGGCTTCGGCCGGATCTGGGCCGAAGCCGCCCTGGCCCGCGGTGACCGCGTCGCCGTCACAGCACGCCGTCCCGAGTCCCTGAAACCCCTCGTCGACGTCTACGGGGACAGCGTTCTCCCGCTCCGTGTCGACGTCACCGACCGGGCCGCCGTCACTGACGCCGTACAGCGGGCTGCCGAAGCCTTCGGGCACCTCGATGTGGTCGTCAACAACGCGGGCTACGGCCTCTTCGGCATGGTCGAGGAGACCACCGAGGAGCAGGCCCGCGCCCAGCTAGACACCAACCTCTTCGGCCCGCTGTGGGTGACGCAGGCGGCCCTGCCGTTCCTGCGTGCGCGGGGGAGTGGGCACATCGTGCAGGTGTCCAGCATCGGCGGGCTCGCGGCCTTCCCCACCCTGGGGCTCTACAACGCCTCCAAGTGGGCGCTCGAGGGGATGAGCGAGGCGCTCGCCCAGGAGGTCGCCCCGCTCGGCATCCACGTCACGATCGTCGAACCCGGACCCTTCGGCACCGACTGGTCCGGCTCCTCCGCGGTGCACGCCGAACCCATCGCCGCGTACGAGCCGGTCCGTGAGGCGCGCCGGGCCGGCGCAACCGCCCGTGCACCACAGGATCCGCGGGCCACCGCCGACGTCATCCTCGAACTGGTCGACACCGACGAACCACCCTTGCGGCTCTTCCTCGGTACGTACCCCTATCCCGTCGTCGAAGCCGCCTACAAGCAGCGCCTCGACATCTGGAGCGCGTGGCGGCCGCTCGCCGCCAAGGCGTGA
- a CDS encoding UTRA domain-containing protein, whose amino-acid sequence MAAARRQGVTAETGECSTSTTSSCCGKGTAGVSGRLRHGAVRTRPNSSAKPRTEPEQIYAILTAAGHKLTWDETVSARMPLPDERATLQIPDATPIVHATRVTLGTDQRPLILEDLRAGADRTQLAYRITPDSPRALRAV is encoded by the coding sequence GTGGCGGCCGCTCGCCGCCAAGGCGTGACGGCCGAAACGGGCGAATGCTCGACGAGCACGACCAGTTCTTGCTGCGGGAAAGGTACTGCTGGTGTCTCCGGTCGCCTGCGACACGGAGCGGTCCGTACGAGGCCGAACAGCTCGGCGAAGCCCCGCACCGAACCGGAGCAGATCTACGCCATCCTCACCGCAGCCGGCCACAAACTCACCTGGGACGAAACCGTCAGCGCCCGCATGCCCCTGCCCGACGAGCGTGCCACTCTGCAAATCCCCGACGCGACCCCGATCGTCCACGCCACCCGCGTCACCCTCGGCACCGACCAACGCCCGCTGATCCTCGAAGACCTCCGCGCCGGCGCCGACCGCACCCAACTCGCCTACCGCATCACCCCCGACAGTCCCCGCGCACTGCGCGCCGTCTGA
- a CDS encoding helix-turn-helix domain-containing protein yields MAADNALGEFLKARRGRVPPSHADLPAHGRRRVAGLRRDELAQLAGISEPYLTRLEQGVDRHPSPQVLRALARALELDADASAHLFTLAGPGPVRPSESEVAPDVHQLLDGWTGTPVYVRNRRFDVLAANKWARALAPMYEPGHNLARDMFLVPGTRRLFPDWPEIAARTAAALRAEADPRDPRTARLVAGLKADDDFRSLWARHDARPSRDELKRFVHPVVGELALRRQALTVGGAEQQVIIVYQAVPESPSASALSRLLRHPALTPGGDSLSSSSAWQAGSARGRSGQGSAHYGHARHGAGP; encoded by the coding sequence ATGGCGGCCGACAATGCGCTGGGAGAGTTCCTCAAGGCCAGGCGGGGACGGGTTCCGCCCTCGCACGCGGACCTGCCCGCTCACGGGAGGCGCCGGGTCGCGGGGCTGCGCCGGGACGAGCTGGCACAGCTGGCCGGTATCAGCGAGCCGTACCTGACCCGGCTGGAACAGGGCGTCGACCGGCATCCGTCACCGCAGGTACTGCGGGCGCTCGCGCGGGCGTTGGAGCTGGACGCCGACGCCTCGGCGCACCTGTTCACGCTGGCCGGCCCGGGTCCCGTACGGCCTTCGGAGAGCGAAGTCGCCCCGGACGTACACCAGTTGCTCGACGGGTGGACGGGCACTCCGGTGTATGTGCGCAACCGCCGGTTCGACGTGCTGGCCGCGAACAAGTGGGCGCGGGCGCTCGCCCCGATGTACGAGCCCGGGCACAACCTGGCCCGTGACATGTTCCTCGTCCCCGGGACCCGTCGTCTCTTCCCGGACTGGCCTGAGATCGCCGCCCGGACCGCCGCGGCCCTGCGCGCCGAAGCCGACCCGCGCGACCCGCGGACCGCGCGGCTCGTCGCCGGACTGAAGGCGGACGACGACTTCCGCAGCCTGTGGGCGCGGCACGACGCACGCCCCTCCCGCGACGAGCTCAAACGATTCGTGCATCCGGTCGTCGGGGAACTCGCCCTGCGGCGACAGGCCCTCACCGTCGGGGGCGCCGAGCAGCAAGTGATCATCGTCTACCAGGCGGTGCCCGAGAGCCCCTCCGCGTCCGCCCTCTCCAGGCTTCTCCGACACCCGGCTCTGACACCCGGCGGAGATTCCCTTTCGTCTTCGTCAGCGTGGCAGGCAGGGAGCGCCCGGGGCCGATCCGGACAGGGCTCGGCGCACTACGGTCACGCTCGCCATGGGGCCGGTCCGTGA
- a CDS encoding HAD domain-containing protein, with amino-acid sequence MSNSVERPLLFLDVDGPLIPFGASPGRLQRPASGAEVLPDQGNPLLARLDRAVGARLMALGCDLVWASTWGDEANEAVAPRIGLPRLPVVEWPDGFTEDGPRGLHWKTRALVEWAGPRPFIWVDDEISDMDRLWVAAQHRGPALLHRVDPAEGLTDDDFSALAGWLRTVAPSPAPGKGT; translated from the coding sequence GTGAGCAACTCGGTGGAGCGCCCCCTCCTCTTTCTCGATGTCGACGGCCCCCTCATTCCGTTCGGGGCATCGCCAGGTCGGCTTCAGAGGCCCGCTTCCGGCGCCGAAGTGTTGCCTGATCAGGGGAATCCGTTGCTGGCGCGGCTCGACCGTGCTGTGGGGGCGCGACTGATGGCGCTCGGGTGCGATCTGGTGTGGGCCTCGACGTGGGGAGATGAGGCCAACGAGGCCGTCGCCCCGCGGATCGGGCTGCCCAGGCTGCCTGTGGTGGAGTGGCCCGACGGTTTCACCGAGGACGGCCCACGCGGTCTGCACTGGAAGACCCGCGCCCTCGTGGAGTGGGCCGGTCCTCGCCCGTTCATCTGGGTCGACGACGAGATCAGCGATATGGATCGGCTCTGGGTCGCCGCTCAGCACCGGGGGCCGGCGCTGCTGCATCGCGTCGACCCGGCCGAGGGCCTCACCGACGATGACTTCTCCGCGCTTGCTGGGTGGCTCCGTACTGTCGCGCCTTCTCCCGCACCAGGGAAAGGCACCTAG
- a CDS encoding sulfatase yields the protein MSHSTRSHQLPQQHAPETESLPPDEPGDGLPEEPADGPADGLSDGPQPEPADAPHTETPPGGWRDRHPAAARAAAWTTTALAGALVLVTLLLPNSADRLTAAEFVRIPVEGVAGAALLLLLPPTARRVAAVLAGVALGVLAALDLLDIGFNEVLGRGFNVVFDWVLLGDGASFLQDSIGRAGTIGVEIAAALLVLALLVLPALALVRLSNLMARHATRAAGTTLVLGTAWVLSAALGLQIAGAPLASRSTSDLVQARMDGVSATLKDERAFAKEAASDPYHHTPGNRLLTGLRGKDVIFTFIESYGRSAVQDPLMAPGVDATLAKGTARLRAAGYSARSGWLTSATYGGSSWLGHSTFLSGLWIDNQQRYRTVTAGDHLTLTSAFRRTGAWRTVGIMPGVTKGWPEAKFYGLDHVYDSRELGYKGPKFSWSTMPDQYSLAAFERLEHGKPHAKPLMSEIILTSSHNPWAPLPKTLPWNKVGDGSVYDSIEKSGKNPVDVWQQTDKVRTEYGKSIQYSLNSLVSYVEKYGNKNTVLVFLGDHQPVAKVSGDHASRDVPVAIVAHDPDVLKRISDWHWTPGLNPGHQAPVWRMDSFRNRFLTAFGSHPGPAPKTSR from the coding sequence TTGTCGCACTCCACGCGCTCTCACCAGCTGCCACAGCAGCACGCACCCGAGACCGAGAGCCTGCCGCCGGACGAGCCCGGGGACGGCCTCCCGGAGGAGCCTGCGGACGGGCCCGCGGACGGGCTCTCGGACGGTCCCCAACCCGAACCCGCGGACGCACCCCACACCGAGACCCCTCCAGGCGGCTGGCGCGACCGCCACCCCGCCGCGGCGCGGGCAGCGGCGTGGACGACCACCGCCCTGGCCGGCGCGCTGGTACTCGTCACCCTCTTGCTGCCGAACAGCGCCGACCGCCTCACGGCCGCCGAATTCGTCCGTATCCCGGTGGAGGGGGTGGCCGGTGCCGCCCTGCTCCTCCTCCTGCCGCCCACGGCACGGCGGGTGGCCGCGGTGCTCGCCGGAGTGGCACTCGGCGTGCTGGCCGCACTCGACCTCCTCGACATCGGCTTCAACGAGGTCCTCGGCCGGGGCTTCAACGTGGTCTTCGACTGGGTCCTGCTCGGCGACGGCGCCTCTTTCCTCCAGGACTCCATAGGCCGGGCGGGCACGATCGGAGTCGAGATCGCGGCCGCCCTCCTCGTCCTCGCCCTGCTGGTCCTGCCCGCCCTGGCGCTCGTCCGGCTCAGCAACCTCATGGCCCGGCACGCCACCAGGGCGGCCGGCACCACCCTCGTCCTCGGCACCGCCTGGGTCCTCTCCGCGGCCCTCGGCCTGCAGATCGCCGGTGCGCCGCTCGCCTCCCGCAGCACCTCCGACCTCGTCCAGGCCCGTATGGACGGCGTGAGCGCGACCCTGAAGGACGAGCGGGCGTTCGCCAAGGAAGCCGCGAGCGACCCCTACCACCACACCCCGGGCAACCGGCTGCTGACCGGACTGCGCGGCAAGGACGTCATCTTCACCTTCATAGAGAGCTATGGCCGCAGCGCGGTCCAGGACCCCCTGATGGCACCGGGCGTCGATGCCACGCTCGCGAAGGGCACCGCCCGGCTGCGGGCGGCCGGCTACTCCGCCCGCAGCGGCTGGCTCACCTCGGCGACGTACGGCGGCAGCAGCTGGCTGGGCCACTCGACCTTCCTGTCCGGCCTGTGGATCGACAACCAGCAGCGCTACCGCACCGTGACCGCGGGCGATCACCTGACCCTCACCAGCGCCTTCCGGCGCACCGGCGCCTGGCGCACCGTCGGCATCATGCCCGGTGTCACCAAGGGCTGGCCGGAGGCCAAGTTCTACGGCCTCGACCACGTCTACGACTCCCGCGAACTCGGCTACAAGGGCCCCAAGTTCAGCTGGTCGACCATGCCCGACCAGTACAGCCTCGCCGCCTTCGAGCGCCTGGAGCACGGCAAGCCGCACGCCAAGCCGCTGATGTCCGAGATCATCCTGACCTCCAGTCACAACCCCTGGGCACCCCTCCCCAAGACCCTCCCCTGGAACAAGGTCGGCGACGGCTCCGTCTACGACTCCATCGAGAAGTCCGGCAAGAACCCCGTGGACGTGTGGCAGCAGACCGACAAGGTGCGCACCGAGTACGGCAAGTCCATCCAGTACTCCCTGAACAGCCTGGTCTCGTACGTCGAGAAGTACGGCAACAAGAACACCGTGCTCGTCTTCCTCGGCGACCACCAGCCCGTCGCCAAGGTCTCCGGCGACCATGCCAGCAGGGACGTCCCGGTCGCGATCGTCGCCCACGACCCCGACGTCCTGAAGCGCATCTCCGACTGGCACTGGACACCCGGCCTCAACCCCGGCCACCAGGCCCCGGTCTGGCGGATGGACTCCTTCCGCAACCGCTTCCTGACCGCCTTCGGCTCCCACCCCGGCCCCGCGCCCAAGACCTCCCGATAG
- a CDS encoding sensor histidine kinase, with translation MTAETRHAPEPQQTPGLRPTYEAPRAPEARVRWFGLWDSYFVVCYLVTTGLVFTSGVPQGERVIAIGALTLVVPWYAGIGRPLMLRHESDRRNVVFPVGLFVLFGVATAVDLMSSFALSALVPMLMMSLATRPALVVGVLGNLVPVTMLWLRGGAEGPAVLFVLLTSLLGIALSVLLGLWIKRVVRQNREHAALIEELRQNREQVARLSHQAGIAAERERLAREIHDTLAQSLTSIISLVQAADSAVEDAPALARKHLALVGRVAGESLAEARAFVADRTPASLQESSLAQALRRQADGLTAQTGLLVRFAVEGAERPLPMAVNVVLLRAAQEAGANVHKHAEARAVDLVLRYGEGQVGLRVADDGRGFDAGAAAAGRAERHGAAVHGQGDGGGFGLRGMAARVAEIGGVMSVVSEPGSGTAVEVKVPLAESVDGAGGPATGRSEEQGAAGRLVKAADDER, from the coding sequence GTGACGGCTGAGACGCGGCATGCACCCGAGCCGCAGCAGACACCCGGACTACGGCCCACGTACGAGGCCCCCCGCGCACCCGAAGCGCGGGTGCGGTGGTTCGGCCTGTGGGACAGCTACTTCGTGGTCTGTTATCTGGTGACCACGGGGCTGGTGTTCACCTCCGGGGTCCCGCAGGGCGAGCGGGTGATCGCCATCGGGGCGCTGACGCTGGTGGTGCCCTGGTATGCGGGGATCGGGCGGCCGTTGATGCTGCGTCATGAGAGCGATCGGCGGAACGTCGTCTTTCCCGTCGGTCTCTTCGTGCTGTTCGGGGTCGCCACCGCCGTCGATCTGATGAGCTCGTTCGCCCTGTCCGCCCTGGTCCCGATGTTGATGATGAGCCTGGCGACCAGGCCGGCCCTGGTGGTCGGCGTCCTCGGCAACCTCGTCCCGGTGACGATGCTGTGGCTGCGCGGCGGCGCCGAAGGCCCGGCCGTGCTGTTCGTGCTGCTGACGTCGCTGCTCGGGATCGCGCTGTCCGTACTCCTCGGGCTGTGGATCAAGAGGGTCGTACGGCAGAACAGGGAGCACGCCGCGCTGATCGAGGAGCTGCGGCAGAACCGCGAGCAGGTGGCCCGGCTGTCGCACCAGGCCGGGATCGCCGCCGAGCGCGAGCGGCTCGCGCGGGAGATCCATGACACCCTCGCGCAGAGCCTGACCAGCATCATCAGCCTGGTACAGGCCGCGGATTCGGCGGTGGAGGACGCTCCCGCCCTCGCCCGTAAACATCTCGCGCTGGTCGGGCGGGTGGCCGGGGAGAGCCTGGCCGAGGCGCGCGCCTTCGTGGCCGACCGGACGCCCGCCTCCTTGCAGGAGAGCTCGTTGGCGCAGGCGCTGCGACGGCAGGCGGACGGGCTGACCGCGCAGACGGGGCTGCTGGTGCGGTTCGCCGTCGAGGGTGCGGAGCGGCCGTTGCCGATGGCGGTCAATGTCGTCCTGCTGCGTGCCGCGCAGGAGGCGGGCGCGAATGTGCACAAGCACGCCGAGGCCCGCGCGGTGGACCTGGTGCTCCGGTACGGCGAGGGGCAGGTCGGCCTCCGTGTCGCCGACGACGGCCGGGGGTTCGACGCGGGAGCGGCAGCGGCCGGGAGGGCGGAACGGCACGGTGCGGCAGTGCACGGGCAGGGTGACGGCGGGGGCTTCGGGCTGCGGGGGATGGCGGCGCGGGTGGCGGAGATCGGCGGGGTGATGAGCGTGGTGAGCGAGCCCGGGTCGGGCACCGCCGTCGAGGTGAAGGTGCCCCTCGCGGAGTCGGTGGACGGGGCCGGAGGGCCGGCGACGGGGCGGTCCGAAGAGCAGGGAGCGGCGGGGCGGTTGGTGAAGGCGGCGGATGATGAGCGTTGA
- a CDS encoding alpha/beta fold hydrolase: MVRRSGFGVRGRILGRVGILAASVLVGAACSAPTADDVLSARATTGGATAFGRLVDVGHGRTMYLECQGSGSPTVVLVPGLVAAADTWSYVTGAAGKRKPSSSSVYPGVGKFTRVCSYDRPGTARENGEFTTSSTVAQPTTPRGDAADLHALLEAAKVPGPYVLAGWSAGGPIARIYAGEYPHDVAGLVLVDAESEFLQSRLTPGQFAIFLATIRNDDKKRMAQWKDVERQDPATVFEQVRAAPPVPRIPVVVLSGDEFDADAFRARLPAHAPEDFPQVFWRAQRGSQQDLAAQFPGAQHITKTRSDHNIHNNRPQLVIDAVRGVVEEDRRGVGGPSSASAAASAPPSSPSSSPSSSPSSSPSRSRS, encoded by the coding sequence ATGGTCCGGCGTAGCGGCTTCGGTGTGCGGGGGAGAATTCTCGGGCGGGTCGGCATTCTGGCCGCGTCGGTGTTGGTCGGCGCGGCGTGCAGTGCGCCCACTGCGGACGATGTGCTGTCGGCCAGGGCGACTACGGGTGGCGCGACGGCTTTTGGCCGGCTGGTGGATGTCGGTCATGGGCGCACGATGTATCTGGAGTGTCAGGGCAGCGGATCTCCGACGGTGGTTCTCGTGCCGGGGCTTGTTGCCGCGGCGGATACCTGGAGTTATGTGACCGGCGCCGCCGGAAAGAGGAAGCCCAGCAGTTCTTCCGTGTATCCCGGGGTGGGGAAGTTCACCAGGGTCTGTTCCTACGATCGTCCGGGGACGGCGCGGGAGAACGGGGAGTTCACCACGTCGTCGACGGTGGCCCAGCCCACCACACCCCGCGGGGATGCCGCGGACCTGCACGCGCTGCTGGAAGCGGCGAAGGTGCCCGGTCCCTATGTGCTCGCGGGATGGTCCGCGGGCGGGCCCATTGCCAGGATCTATGCCGGTGAGTACCCGCATGACGTGGCCGGTCTTGTTCTCGTGGACGCCGAGTCGGAATTCCTGCAGTCGCGGCTCACGCCGGGGCAGTTCGCCATTTTTCTGGCGACGATCCGAAACGACGACAAGAAGCGTATGGCGCAGTGGAAGGATGTCGAAAGGCAGGATCCCGCTACCGTCTTCGAGCAAGTGCGTGCCGCTCCGCCGGTGCCGAGGATTCCGGTGGTGGTGCTGTCCGGGGATGAATTCGATGCCGATGCGTTTCGTGCTCGGCTGCCGGCTCATGCCCCGGAGGATTTCCCGCAGGTGTTCTGGCGGGCGCAACGTGGCTCGCAGCAGGATCTCGCGGCGCAGTTTCCCGGTGCACAGCACATCACCAAGACCCGTAGTGACCACAACATCCATAACAATCGGCCGCAGCTGGTGATCGATGCGGTGCGGGGTGTTGTTGAGGAAGATCGGCGTGGGGTGGGTGGTCCCTCGTCGGCTTCCGCTGCGGCTTCGGCTCCTCCCTCTTCCCCTTCTTCTTCCCCTTCTTCTTCGCCCTCGTCCTCGCCGTCGCGTTCGCGTTCGTAG